One Nitrospira sp. genomic region harbors:
- the dnaN gene encoding DNA polymerase III subunit beta has protein sequence MKVRIGRDELLTGLQRVQGVVEKRNTMPILSNILLEAKQDGVEIVATDLEIGMRGLYKATVLQPGGVTVSARKLYEIIKELKAGEIELTSGDNNWTTIQAGKSQFKIVGLPSSEYPALPVIDREGLIPLSGAGLLELIRKTLFAAGDNDARYILNGLLVTLVVTDKKTSLRLVGTDGHRLAVTEQEVGKAGKGGPQEIKAIVPKKAAQEMRRLLEEGGEGEPLIGFTKNLMIFRKSGLLMTSRLMEGNYPNYQQVIPKEGGKKISVNRLELESALRRVSVLSKDKANAVKLSFAPGHMVLFSSNPDYGEATEELPATYDGEALQTGFNARYLLDVFSVMDSETITLQMDTPLSPCLIQEAENPGFKCVVMPIKI, from the coding sequence ATGAAGGTACGCATCGGGCGCGATGAACTGTTGACGGGTCTCCAGCGTGTGCAAGGCGTGGTGGAGAAACGGAACACCATGCCGATTCTCTCCAACATTCTGCTGGAAGCCAAACAGGACGGGGTTGAGATTGTCGCGACAGACCTGGAAATCGGCATGCGCGGACTCTATAAGGCCACGGTGCTGCAACCGGGCGGTGTGACCGTCTCGGCGCGCAAACTGTATGAAATCATCAAGGAGTTGAAGGCCGGCGAGATCGAGTTGACCTCGGGCGACAACAATTGGACGACGATTCAAGCGGGCAAGAGCCAGTTCAAGATCGTCGGGCTGCCCAGTTCCGAGTACCCTGCCCTGCCGGTGATCGATCGCGAGGGCTTGATTCCGCTCTCCGGCGCCGGGCTGTTGGAACTGATCCGGAAAACGTTGTTTGCCGCAGGGGACAATGATGCGCGCTATATTCTGAACGGCCTGCTCGTGACCCTGGTCGTCACGGACAAGAAGACCTCGCTCCGGCTTGTGGGTACCGACGGCCATCGTCTGGCCGTGACGGAACAGGAAGTGGGCAAAGCCGGCAAGGGCGGGCCTCAGGAAATTAAAGCCATTGTTCCGAAGAAAGCGGCGCAGGAAATGCGACGGCTGTTGGAAGAGGGGGGCGAAGGCGAACCGCTGATCGGGTTTACCAAGAACCTCATGATCTTCCGGAAAAGCGGCCTGCTCATGACCTCGCGCTTGATGGAAGGGAACTATCCCAACTATCAGCAGGTCATCCCCAAAGAGGGCGGCAAGAAGATCAGTGTGAACCGCCTCGAATTGGAAAGCGCGTTGCGGCGTGTGTCGGTCCTGTCGAAAGACAAGGCGAACGCCGTGAAACTCTCTTTTGCGCCGGGCCATATGGTCCTGTTTTCGAGCAACCCGGACTACGGAGAAGCGACCGAGGAGTTGCCGGCGACCTATGACGGTGAGGCGCTGCAGACCGGATTCAACGCCCGGTATCTCCTGGACGTCTTCAGTGTGATGGACAGCGAAACCATCACGTTGCAGATGGACACGCCGCTCAGCCCGTGCTTGATTCAGGAAGCCGAGAATCCTGGGTTCAAGTGTGTCGTGATGCCGATTAAAATCTAA